From one Aquicella lusitana genomic stretch:
- a CDS encoding sugar porter family MFS transporter yields MAIYLVCAIAALAGLLFGFDTGIISGALLFIEKGFPLTTVMKELIVSSVLLGAMAGSLLSGRLTDYYGRRKIILIISGMFIIGTLIASLAPNVNAILLGRLCIGIAIGIGSYTAPLYIAEVAPLELRGGLVSLNQLAITIGIMCSYFINYAFTNTEGSWRLMFAIGLIPAILLCIGMFFLPESPRWLVKQKRLREAKATLSYLRRTAHVDQEVAEIERSLNVHQAKLSEIFAPWIRPVLFLGIMLGFLQQVVGINTIIYYAPTIFQLAGFQDTSTSILATVGIGIVNVIATIFAVLYLDKLGRRVLLLTGLVGMCLSLLALSLAFQWDSAYLRWIAVFSTFTYVISFAFSLGAMLWLLVSEIFPLDVRGAAMGVAVFSCWFWNFAVSSTFLSLLNALGPTNTFLLYASMCVVGFVFCYYKVPETNNVSLEKIEDNIRRGLPLREIGQPVSVAPGKALQKPV; encoded by the coding sequence ATGGCCATTTATCTCGTATGTGCAATCGCTGCGTTAGCAGGTTTGCTTTTCGGTTTTGATACCGGGATCATTTCAGGCGCCTTGTTATTCATCGAAAAAGGATTTCCCCTCACCACCGTCATGAAAGAATTAATTGTCAGCAGCGTACTGCTTGGCGCCATGGCAGGTTCACTCTTAAGCGGCAGACTAACAGACTACTATGGCCGCAGAAAAATTATTCTCATCATTTCAGGCATGTTTATCATTGGCACACTCATCGCTTCATTAGCACCCAATGTTAACGCCATTCTGCTAGGCCGACTTTGCATCGGCATTGCCATCGGAATAGGCTCCTACACAGCGCCGCTCTACATTGCTGAAGTGGCACCCCTAGAATTACGCGGCGGATTAGTTTCACTGAATCAACTCGCTATTACCATTGGTATCATGTGTTCTTACTTCATTAATTATGCCTTCACCAATACGGAAGGTTCCTGGCGGCTGATGTTTGCAATCGGACTCATTCCCGCGATTTTGTTATGTATAGGCATGTTCTTTTTGCCTGAAAGTCCACGCTGGCTCGTCAAACAGAAAAGACTGCGTGAAGCCAAAGCGACTTTAAGTTATTTGCGACGCACGGCGCATGTGGATCAGGAAGTAGCCGAAATTGAAAGAAGCCTGAATGTACATCAAGCCAAACTGTCAGAAATTTTTGCACCTTGGATTCGGCCGGTTTTATTCCTGGGTATTATGCTGGGCTTTTTGCAACAAGTCGTCGGCATCAACACCATTATTTATTATGCGCCAACCATTTTCCAACTCGCCGGTTTTCAGGACACATCAACCTCCATTCTGGCAACGGTAGGCATTGGCATCGTCAATGTGATCGCCACTATCTTTGCCGTGTTGTATCTGGATAAATTGGGAAGACGGGTATTACTGTTAACAGGGCTGGTTGGCATGTGTCTCAGCCTGCTTGCGCTCAGCCTCGCCTTTCAATGGGATAGCGCTTATCTGCGCTGGATTGCTGTATTCAGTACCTTTACCTACGTAATCAGCTTTGCTTTCAGCCTGGGTGCCATGCTGTGGCTGCTGGTTTCTGAAATCTTTCCGCTGGATGTGCGTGGCGCCGCAATGGGTGTTGCTGTATTCAGCTGCTGGTTCTGGAATTTCGCGGTTTCTTCCACGTTTTTAAGCTTATTAAACGCGTTAGGCCCCACCAATACATTTCTGTTATACGCGAGCATGTGTGTCGTTGGCTTTGTCTTCTGTTATTACAAAGTCCCCGAAACTAATAATGTGTCGCTCGAAAAAATTGAAGACAATATACGCCGCGGATTACCTTTACGTGAAATTGGCCAACCTGTCTCGGTTGCTCCCGGCAAAGCGTTGCAAAAACCCGTATAA
- a CDS encoding glucokinase: MSKRIIAWDLGATKCAVALVEYDARRHQLHCKQDGAIKIRTCESLEDLSAKLEEITGVKMAEADAVIIGAAGQFDGEHLLLDKSCPHSGYPYPMGFAELAKQQKWPAFDVIHDYSPIVCATFTSYLHHPENIKHLNNAEINPHGRRVALGVGTGVGLKDGVLFTNGDFWLGTNEMGHIGVTAPPLTDKIHYERHQELIRFLRSESILAEDEPLTFEKLLAGPGIVRIHAFFDRDAKNKSAEEVGSLVREGHAKETLATFAWYLGLLVGTVQLTFMPDGGIWLTGGVILNHMELFDHPDFYHGIESSPTYLKLRQEFPLGVLCGTDHAFMGGAYYASRRLL; the protein is encoded by the coding sequence ATGAGTAAAAGAATCATTGCATGGGATTTAGGCGCAACAAAATGCGCTGTCGCGCTGGTGGAATATGATGCACGGCGCCATCAGTTACATTGTAAGCAGGATGGCGCAATCAAAATACGTACTTGTGAATCGCTTGAAGATTTATCAGCCAAACTGGAAGAAATAACAGGCGTAAAAATGGCTGAAGCCGATGCAGTCATTATAGGCGCTGCGGGCCAGTTTGATGGCGAGCATCTGCTTCTCGATAAAAGTTGTCCGCATTCCGGTTATCCCTATCCGATGGGATTTGCCGAGCTTGCCAAGCAGCAGAAGTGGCCAGCGTTTGATGTAATTCATGATTATTCTCCTATTGTTTGTGCAACTTTTACTTCCTATCTTCACCATCCTGAAAACATCAAACACCTGAATAACGCGGAAATTAACCCGCACGGCCGACGCGTAGCATTAGGCGTTGGAACAGGTGTAGGATTGAAAGACGGTGTTTTATTTACAAATGGCGACTTCTGGCTTGGTACGAACGAAATGGGCCATATAGGCGTCACCGCACCGCCGCTCACCGACAAAATCCATTATGAACGCCATCAGGAATTAATTCGATTTTTACGTAGCGAAAGCATCCTCGCCGAAGATGAACCGCTTACTTTTGAAAAATTGCTGGCAGGCCCCGGCATTGTTCGTATTCATGCTTTTTTTGATCGTGACGCAAAAAACAAAAGCGCGGAAGAAGTGGGTTCCCTGGTGCGCGAAGGCCATGCAAAAGAAACGCTTGCTACCTTTGCCTGGTATCTGGGTCTCCTGGTCGGCACGGTACAACTGACGTTCATGCCAGACGGCGGCATCTGGCTGACAGGCGGGGTCATTCTCAATCACATGGAATTATTCGATCATCCCGACTTTTATCACGGCATTGAATCCTCGCCCACTTATCTGAAACTGCGCCAGGAATTCCCACTCGGTGTACTTTGCGGCACTGATCATGCATTCATGGGCGGGGCTTATTATGCGAGCCGCCGGCTTTTATAA
- a CDS encoding ankyrin repeat domain-containing protein — protein sequence MQSANTSDNNNYKEQDNLDWFAAMVIRITNWDGNYATLAPHEKKGFERFFSFVHHYQANLILLKGAQQGDLDKLFFDTLKRTPKREYSLAGLFTYQDLIRNYTCKMDDGKEVTAPLFDFLAPERRLVYIRSHNHAVALFRFQSQFYYLDPNHPFSVLVFKENRFADLAKILFVNMQFDVNTPSPLGFKVFSFDPESAYYPYQSELLTEHAFASGYANNFTALMMAATINCDHSFFFHLFSPYVDVNAQNHEGLTALHLAAFYNDIEKTGLLITKGADVNLRNAIATEYRTPLHYAALHNNEEIVKLLLENGANIEAMDINGNLPEDLTTSASIKVAISTHWENKLTESLHEFEKFLEALPKTPEGFLDFSVIDPSADENSLSKPQERETAASTSENEIGAERLFHTKFSYVAELENQSTSLTFGTGFEMTASEADLNEYPGLEVEKLPFAPKKEVEEVEEVEEVAIIAKEGEGNDQETDIDNAPNLNRDYYHLKENLFKNRKHTFGEENDNKSNAHKRCRT from the coding sequence ATGCAATCGGCGAATACATCCGATAATAATAACTATAAAGAGCAGGATAATTTGGATTGGTTTGCAGCTATGGTAATCCGGATCACCAACTGGGATGGCAACTATGCCACCTTAGCACCTCATGAGAAAAAAGGATTTGAACGTTTTTTTAGCTTCGTTCATCACTACCAGGCTAATCTCATCTTATTAAAAGGCGCGCAGCAAGGCGACTTGGATAAATTATTTTTTGACACATTAAAGAGAACGCCCAAACGCGAATATTCGCTGGCGGGTCTTTTTACCTATCAGGACTTAATCCGCAACTATACCTGCAAAATGGATGATGGCAAAGAAGTTACCGCGCCGCTATTTGATTTCCTGGCGCCGGAACGCCGTCTGGTTTACATACGCTCGCATAATCATGCTGTCGCGCTGTTTCGTTTCCAATCTCAATTTTATTACCTCGACCCTAATCATCCTTTTTCCGTACTTGTTTTCAAGGAAAACCGATTTGCCGATCTAGCCAAGATACTATTTGTAAATATGCAATTTGACGTGAACACACCCTCGCCTCTGGGATTTAAAGTTTTCAGTTTTGATCCCGAAAGCGCTTATTATCCCTACCAAAGCGAATTGCTTACTGAGCATGCTTTTGCTTCTGGTTACGCAAACAATTTTACCGCATTAATGATGGCGGCAACTATCAACTGCGATCACTCTTTTTTCTTCCATTTATTCTCGCCTTATGTTGATGTCAACGCACAAAATCATGAGGGCCTTACAGCACTTCATTTGGCTGCCTTTTATAATGACATTGAAAAAACCGGATTGCTCATCACGAAGGGTGCCGATGTTAATCTGAGAAATGCAATTGCAACTGAGTACCGAACTCCCCTGCATTACGCTGCGTTACACAACAACGAAGAGATAGTAAAGCTATTGCTTGAAAATGGGGCCAATATAGAAGCGATGGATATCAACGGAAACCTGCCAGAGGATCTCACTACCAGCGCTTCTATAAAGGTGGCTATTTCCACCCATTGGGAGAATAAGCTAACGGAGTCGCTGCATGAATTTGAAAAATTTCTGGAAGCGCTGCCAAAAACACCAGAAGGGTTTCTGGACTTTTCTGTCATAGACCCGAGTGCCGACGAAAACTCACTGTCTAAACCACAAGAAAGAGAGACCGCTGCCTCAACGAGTGAAAACGAAATCGGAGCGGAACGCTTATTTCATACAAAATTTTCTTATGTTGCCGAACTAGAAAACCAGTCAACTTCACTTACCTTCGGCACAGGTTTTGAAATGACTGCCTCTGAAGCAGATCTGAATGAATATCCGGGATTAGAGGTTGAAAAGCTGCCCTTTGCACCGAAGAAAGAGGTAGAAGAGGTAGAAGAGGTAGAAGAAGTGGCAATAATAGCAAAAGAAGGAGAAGGTAATGATCAAGAAACCGACATTGATAACGCTCCAAACTTAAACAGAGATTATTACCACCTCAAGGAAAATCTCTTCAAAAACCGAAAGCATACTTTTGGGGAAGAAAATGACAACAAATCTAACGCACATAAGCGATGTAGAACATAG
- a CDS encoding U-box domain-containing protein, with protein sequence MDRFQYMHGREATFDLECLESNLSSFFVPVIAISLLAGAAGFLRSEPAPVGEQEQNDPAPEEQASTVTTHLEALQSKVTANEFEKRLEAINYTGEIPGWAKCPISLTIMSDPYTTVTDDPNQSQTFDKSSLALIKPAHDSLVYCPLTRAVIKDIIFARNLKEAINDWVCRLEEKYAKEQKEVKSEEMTFSFSPSLFKPSDEGIEKKVQNPSDKDIEKKVQIASIEQYSQFNVS encoded by the coding sequence ATGGATCGTTTTCAATACATGCATGGGCGAGAGGCGACTTTCGATCTTGAGTGTCTAGAATCGAATTTATCATCTTTCTTTGTGCCCGTTATTGCAATCAGTTTGTTGGCTGGCGCAGCAGGGTTTTTGCGTTCTGAACCTGCACCAGTAGGGGAGCAAGAACAAAATGATCCGGCACCAGAAGAACAAGCATCCACTGTAACGACTCACCTTGAAGCCTTGCAATCTAAAGTGACGGCGAATGAATTTGAAAAACGATTAGAGGCAATCAATTATACAGGTGAAATTCCAGGTTGGGCGAAGTGTCCCATTTCCTTAACCATTATGTCTGACCCTTATACCACGGTGACAGATGATCCAAATCAAAGTCAAACCTTTGATAAATCCTCGTTGGCTCTGATAAAACCTGCGCATGATAGTCTGGTTTATTGTCCATTAACGCGAGCAGTAATTAAAGATATTATTTTTGCTAGGAACTTGAAGGAAGCCATAAACGATTGGGTCTGTCGTTTAGAAGAAAAGTATGCAAAAGAACAGAAAGAGGTAAAAAGTGAGGAGATGACTTTCTCCTTTAGTCCGTCTCTCTTCAAGCCCAGTGACGAAGGTATAGAGAAAAAAGTTCAAAATCCTAGTGACAAAGATATAGAGAAAAAAGTTCAAATTGCCAGCATAGAACAATATTCTCAGTTCAATGTTAGCTAA
- a CDS encoding GspH/FimT family pseudopilin — translation MMNLQRAFTFLELMITLALISIITALSMPLLRHFGEYDRAMSLQWRMLRMIQLARNEARIRGVSVVICHHRSSICPDGNMYRVAAYANEQSNPTILAMVQIREYQGALHWRLFPKYRNDFLFYPTGVMQSDNGTLWFCSTSHIAPVWAIVINKAGRARAISPDENDKIYGSDGKPLRCDET, via the coding sequence ATGATGAATTTACAACGCGCTTTTACATTTCTTGAGCTGATGATCACGCTTGCACTGATAAGTATCATAACGGCGCTATCCATGCCTTTGCTGCGCCATTTTGGCGAGTATGACAGAGCGATGTCACTGCAATGGCGCATGCTCCGGATGATTCAATTAGCGCGAAATGAAGCGCGTATACGAGGTGTGTCGGTAGTGATCTGTCATCACAGAAGCAGTATCTGTCCTGACGGCAATATGTACCGGGTTGCTGCGTATGCAAATGAACAATCAAACCCGACAATACTCGCGATGGTACAGATACGCGAATACCAAGGCGCACTTCACTGGCGTTTATTCCCCAAATATCGCAATGATTTTCTTTTTTATCCCACCGGCGTAATGCAAAGTGATAATGGCACATTATGGTTTTGCAGTACGAGCCACATTGCACCGGTTTGGGCTATTGTGATTAATAAAGCAGGAAGAGCGCGCGCCATTTCGCCCGACGAGAATGACAAAATCTATGGGAGTGATGGAAAACCACTTCGTTGTGATGAAACATAG
- a CDS encoding type IV pilin protein produces the protein MPPHHGFNLLEILIVTCLIGILAALSIPLYSFPLTQEKRIEAAGVLSKLAVAMEQYYLEHQTYQGATLSALNLPDHIASGHYLLTIRIARDQDYLLEAKPLGKQAVNDAGCGTLILDSNGEKSVSGTEPVEACW, from the coding sequence ATGCCACCCCATCATGGATTCAACTTGCTTGAAATACTGATAGTGACTTGTTTGATCGGCATACTGGCAGCGCTTAGTATCCCGCTCTATTCTTTTCCGCTCACCCAGGAAAAACGGATTGAAGCGGCTGGCGTGCTGAGCAAACTTGCTGTTGCCATGGAACAATATTATCTGGAACACCAGACTTATCAGGGAGCAACGCTATCGGCACTCAATTTACCTGACCATATTGCTAGCGGCCATTATCTACTGACAATCCGCATCGCACGCGATCAAGATTATTTACTTGAAGCCAAACCACTGGGAAAGCAGGCCGTCAATGATGCAGGCTGTGGAACATTGATACTTGATTCAAATGGTGAAAAAAGTGTGTCCGGCACTGAGCCGGTAGAAGCATGTTGGTAA
- a CDS encoding SDR family NAD(P)-dependent oxidoreductase — MSAKSILITGCSSGIGQRAAQRLKERGYRVFATARKVSDVQALKSQGFESFQVDVTDTASMRQALDQILSATGGKLDALFNNAAYLQAGAIEDLTREMDRAQFEANVFGPMELIRLVLPVMRQQGHGRIIQNSSILGIITLPYYGAYNASKYALEGFSNTLRQELRGTGIHVSIINPGPIHSKLRANAYQHYQQTEHERTGLHDKAYEKMEASYFNPSERDRKLTQSPDAVVKKLIHALESSRPSAHYYVGFPAKLFAFLRRILPDSALDWVLAKFSFKEGE, encoded by the coding sequence ATGTCCGCAAAATCCATTCTCATTACGGGATGCTCAAGCGGTATCGGACAGCGTGCCGCGCAGCGCTTAAAGGAACGCGGCTATCGTGTTTTTGCCACAGCACGGAAAGTCTCAGATGTGCAAGCACTCAAATCACAAGGGTTTGAAAGCTTTCAGGTGGATGTGACGGATACCGCTTCAATGCGACAGGCATTGGATCAGATACTCTCCGCCACGGGTGGCAAACTGGATGCGTTATTTAATAATGCCGCTTACCTGCAGGCGGGCGCCATCGAAGACTTAACACGTGAGATGGACCGCGCACAGTTTGAAGCCAATGTGTTTGGACCGATGGAACTCATTCGTCTCGTGCTACCCGTCATGCGTCAGCAGGGCCATGGTCGTATCATTCAAAACAGCTCCATTTTAGGGATTATCACACTGCCTTATTATGGCGCATACAACGCTTCCAAATACGCACTGGAAGGGTTCAGCAATACTTTGCGCCAGGAGCTACGCGGCACCGGCATTCATGTCTCGATCATCAATCCCGGCCCCATTCATAGCAAACTGCGCGCAAACGCCTATCAACATTATCAACAAACAGAACACGAGCGTACGGGCTTACATGATAAGGCGTATGAGAAAATGGAAGCCTCCTATTTTAATCCCAGCGAACGTGACCGCAAACTTACCCAATCCCCTGATGCAGTAGTTAAAAAGCTGATTCATGCACTGGAAAGTTCGCGTCCAAGCGCCCATTACTATGTGGGTTTTCCGGCGAAGCTTTTTGCTTTTTTAAGAAGAATTCTACCTGACTCTGCGTTAGACTGGGTGCTTGCAAAATTCAGCTTTAAAGAAGGAGAATAA
- the wrbA gene encoding NAD(P)H:quinone oxidoreductase, whose translation MAYILVLYYSRYGSVKQMAQHIARGIESVSGMEARIRTVPPVSPTTEATDPAVPESGAPYATLEDLKNCAGLALGSPTRFGNMAAPMKYFIDQTSSLWLSGHLVNKPATVFSSTASLHGGQETTLLSMMLPLFHLGFILLGLPYTETDLNTTQSGGTPYGATHHAGTSSKNPLTDEEQRLCFAQGKRLAEVAVKLSQGQIS comes from the coding sequence ATGGCCTATATTCTTGTGCTTTATTACAGCCGTTATGGATCCGTCAAACAGATGGCGCAGCATATCGCCCGTGGGATTGAATCCGTTTCTGGCATGGAAGCAAGAATCCGCACGGTTCCTCCTGTTTCCCCGACCACGGAAGCGACAGATCCCGCCGTACCCGAGAGTGGCGCGCCTTATGCCACCCTGGAAGATTTAAAAAACTGCGCAGGCCTCGCACTGGGAAGCCCTACGCGATTCGGCAACATGGCAGCGCCCATGAAATACTTTATCGATCAAACCAGCAGCCTGTGGTTATCTGGCCATCTGGTGAATAAACCCGCTACTGTTTTTAGCTCAACGGCCAGTTTGCACGGCGGACAGGAAACAACGCTTCTAAGTATGATGCTGCCGTTATTTCATTTGGGATTTATTTTATTAGGCCTTCCTTATACGGAAACAGACTTAAATACGACACAAAGCGGCGGAACGCCTTATGGCGCAACACATCATGCCGGCACATCCAGCAAAAACCCGTTAACAGATGAAGAACAGCGCTTATGTTTTGCACAGGGCAAGCGTCTCGCGGAAGTCGCTGTTAAATTGAGTCAAGGCCAGATTAGCTAA